One Helianthus annuus cultivar XRQ/B chromosome 12, HanXRQr2.0-SUNRISE, whole genome shotgun sequence genomic region harbors:
- the LOC110895676 gene encoding subtilisin-like protease SBT4.15, whose protein sequence is MGASPVEKTLTSIADDHHSLLSDTIGDETLARESKLHSYGRSFNGFVANLLPHEAKQLSHLCKIFVADKEGVLSVFPNTKRELHTTRSWDFLGMPLEGTKRNLKVESNLIIGVLDTGVWPLSPSFDDKGYGPPPPKWKGKCVVAGNFTGCNNKLIGAQYSHISTKPDQKLSPVDLEGHGTHTASTAAGIPVKNANVFGIGKGTARGGVDAARIAAYKVCWSGSCSEMDLLAGFDMAIADGVDVISVSIGGTPRQLFQDSIAIGAFHAMKKGVFVACSAGNEGPHQLTVKNIAPWVTTVAASSSDRQFVSDVKLGNGHTITGISLNTFSPRKKMYPLISGTLAANASQIYRNASACDFDSLSDEMVKGKIVYCVGKNEQDITLYNKRVAGLILSRDKDYDLPSTFLIPGTTVSQEEGLNIDHYINSTKKSAAAVIQKTRSITMDDVPFVTSFSSRGPQLITPNILKPDIAAPGLGILAAYSKLSSMTGHPDMDKRFVDYKIASGTSMACPHLAAAAAYVKSFHPTWSPAAIKSALMTTATTMKVNTKDMALASGSGLINPTKARSPGLVYDINTSAYIRFLCKVGYNSTTLAILIGGKKTYHCNNFKPTKGVDGLNYPSIHLQVESNVTTFSVVFKRVVKNVGDEKVTYKAQVASPKGLSIKVEPSKLSFDKLNKKRAFTVVVEGKFDRKDASLLSGSLVWKNDKHSVVSPVVVYRYIPPIW, encoded by the exons ATGGGAGCTTCACCTGTTGAGAAGACGTTGACGTCGATTGCAGATGATCACCATAGTCTTCTCTCGGATACCATTGGAGA TGAAACACTTGCAAGAGAATCCAAGTTGCATAGTTATGGAAGGAGCTTTAATGGTTTTGTGGCAAATTTGTTACCTCATGAAGCAAAACAACTCTCAC ATTTATGCAAAATATTTGTTGCAGATAAAGAAGGAGTTCTATCAGTGTTCCCAAACACCAAACGTGAGCTTCACACAACCAGATCATGGGATTTCCTTGGAATGCCACTAGAGGGAACAAAAAGGAACCTAAAAGTCGAAAGCAATCTCATCATTGGTGTTCTTGATACCG GGGTATGGCCTCTCTCTCCTAGCTTCGATGACAAAGGCTACGGTCCTCCTCCTCCAAAATGGAAGGGGAAATGCGTTGTCGCTGGAAACTTCACAGGTTGCAACAA CAAACTGATTGGTGCACAATATTCCCACATCAGTACAAAGCCCGACCAGAAGTTGTCACCTGTAGACCTGGAAGGCCATGGAACCCACACGGCCTCAACGGCTGCAGGCATCCCTGTGAAGAATGCTAATGTTTTCGGTATTGGGAAAGGGACAGCAAGAGGTGGGGTGGACGCAGCACGTATAGCAGCTTATAAAGTATGTTGGAGTGGTAGTTGTTCCGAGATGGATTTGTTAGCTGGATTTGACATGGCAATCGCCGATGGGGTTGATGTAATATCAGTCTCCATTGGTGGTACTCCTAGACAGTTATTCCAAGATTCAATCGCAATTGGAGCTTTTCACGCGATGAAGAAGGGGGTCTTCGTTGCATGCTCAGCAGGCAACGAAGGCCCCCATCAGCTCACGGTGAAAAACATAGCACCGTGGGTCACAACCGTCGCTGCATCAAGTTCCGATAGGCAGTTTGTATCTGATGTTAAGTTGGGCAACGGTCACACTATCACG GGAATTTCTCTTAATACATTTTCGCCAAGGAAGAAAATGTATCCCTTAATAAGTGGTACCCTTGCAGCCAATGCTAGTCAAATATACCGAAACGCAAG TGCTTGCGACTTTGACTCGTTGTCGGATGAAATGGTGAAGGGAAAGATTGTGTATTGTGTGGGAAAAAATGAACAAGATATCACATTGTACAACAAACGAGTGGCCGGATTAATTTTGTCACGAGATAAGGACTATGATCTACCTTCTACGTTTCTCATCCCAGGAACCACAGTAAGTCAGGAGGAGGGTTTAAATATCGATCACTACATCAACTCCACCAA AAAGTCTGCCGCCGCCGTCATACAAAAAACAAGATCCATTACGATGGATGATGTGCCATTTGTCACGTCTTTCTCTTCAAGAGGACCACAGCTTATAACTCCCAACATCCTTAAG CCTGATATCGCTGCACCAGGACTCGGCATATTGGCTGCGTACTCAAAACTATCAAGCATGACCGGACACCCAGACATGGACAAACGGTTTGTGGATTACAAAATAGCATCTGGAACTTCAATGGCTTGCCCTCATTTGGCCGCAGCTGCAGCCTATGTTAAATCCTTTCACCCCACTTGGTCGCCAGCTGCAATAAAATCAGCTCTAATGACAACTG CAACAACAATGAAAGTGAACACAAAAGACATGGCATTGGCATCGGGCTCGGGTCTTATAAACCCAACCAAAGCACGAAGCCCTGGTCTCGTTTACGACATCAACACGAGTGCCTACATTCGGTTCCTATGCAAAGTAGGCTACAACAGCACAACTCTTGCCATACTGATTGGTGGAAAGAAAACATACCATTGCAACAACTTTAAACCAACAAAAGGTGTTGATGGCCTTAACTATCCATCAATACATTTGCAGGTTGAAAGCAATGTCACAACCTTTTCTGTGGTCTTTAAACGGGTTGTAAAGAACGTAGGCGATGAAAAAGTTACCTACAAAGCCCAGGTGGCGAGTCCTAAGGGACTTTCGATCAAGGTTGAGCCGAGTAAGCTATCCTTTGACAAGTTAAACAAGAAAAGAGCGTTTACGGTTGTTGTGGAGGGGAAGTTTGATCGAAAGGATGCGTCTTTGTTGTCAGGATCACTTGTTTGGAAGAATGATAAGCATTCTGTAGTAAGCCCGGTTGTTGTATACAGGTATATACCTCCAATATGGTAG